From Malaya genurostris strain Urasoe2022 chromosome 2, Malgen_1.1, whole genome shotgun sequence:
GTTGGCTTTGAACAGTGCGAGAAACCAAAAATCAGTATCTGTTGCAGTAGCGGAAGATTTTTATATGGACGATTTTCTATCGGGAGCGGAATCTATTGAAGATGCTAAGCGATTGCGATTCGGTGTACAAACACTTATGGCGGAAGCAGGACTACAGCTTCGAAAATGGAATTCAAATATCTCAGAAGCTTTGGAAATTGCCCCGGAAGGACCCACCAttctacattttgaaaaggaacAGAAGGTGGAAACACTAGGAGTTGCCTGGGAGACTGGACCAGATCAGTTTTGCTTCGACGTTCGCGATATCAAACATGGCGAGCAATGGACAAAGCGAAAGATATTTTCGGCGATAGCTCAGTTATACGATCCTCTTGGACTTGTGTCACCTGTCATAGCTTGGGCTAAGATTCACATGCAGCAGCTTTGGTTATCCTCCGTTGGTTGGGATGACCCAGTTACCGTTACTGTAAACGCTAGATGGGAAGAGTTCTACGTTCAGTTACCTGAGTTGAGATCGTTTAAGATACCAAGATGTTTGTTCCTAGCCAAACCAACGGATACTCAGTTTCACGTTTTCTGCGATGCCTCGGAACTGGCATACGGAGCTTGTATTTATGCGCGTTCGACCAACAAGGATGGCGAAATCAAGGTTACGCTCATATCATCAAAATCTCGTGTAGCTCCACTCAAACGGCTTTCTCTACCTCGCTTGGAGTTGTGTGCTGCTCTTTTGGGGGCCAAACTATACGCCCGGGTCTCAGCAGCATTACGGATGGAAGGAACTTCTTGCTGGTTTTGATCAGATTCCACCGTCACTCTACACTGGATACAAGCACCATCCAACACTTGGCAGACTTTCGTCGGAAATCGCACTTCTGAAATACAAAATCTTACTCGAGGACATAACTGGAACCACGTCAAAGGAGTCGAAAACCCGGCCGACTATGTATCTCGTGGAATGCTACCAAGGAACTTCATCGCAAATATGATTTGGCTCGAAGGCCCAGCTTGGCTCCAAAAATCGCAGGAAAATTGGCCTGAACACCATAATCCAGAACCTCCGCCAGAAGATATTCTAGAGAGAAGAAAAACCGTACTAGTAATTCAACAAAACTCGACCgtagaatttatttatttgttgtcaatcaaaagtagaccataaggataattacaataatcgtcttaaattagtaaactattctaaatagatcactaaataatgtataatttattatgagttaaataattataattggcttaccgaatagaactgaaatattgctttagtttgttttttgacatagtgaaatcgactgcttctgaatgcttgttgtatacagccatcaattgatttattggcccattttttgcatagtttgttcgctggtggtttgtaataaaaatatttcgatttcttaaaggccgagatggtatgtaaaaatttagtttggacaggagttgactggaatctacgcgattcgagacaatgtcatttacaaatgagaccattgaaaattctctgcgttcttttaatgtttgaatactgatcagcatacagcgAGCTTTATAGGatggaagaggaagtcttgtccaacctaatttacgaagtgcaaataacaaaaattgtttttgaactgattcaattcgatcttcccatgtgattaagcaaggtgaccaaactaagctacagtattctagtactgaccgaacataggcaatgtataatgttttaattgtatacggatcgtgaaaacagtaacaaaatcgttttatgaatcctagcatgttattggctctgtttatgattgtattataatggtcaacaaaagtcattttagaatctagtattattcctaagtccctaattctttcgcatttttgagctgtttgacttccaagaataagtatcaagtcaggtgtatttcgttttttactgaatgttattctactgcattttttcacatttagttgaagaagacttttgttacaccatgtataaaaagaaagaatttcttcttgataaaccttggcatcctcacttttctctatttctaaaaatagttttatatcgtctgcgtatattagaatttttattttttttaaaagaaaggaaatgtcgttaacaaacaagataaataaaagaggacctaaatgagatccctgggggaccccggaactgacgtgaatggggctcgactttttacccttgaattttacaatttgttgacgatttgttagataagattccaaccaattagaaagacctggtaagattcccaatttctgtaatttgaacataagcatgggtatgtcaacacgatcgaatgctttgctgaaatctgtataaagagcttcaatgtaatttcccttgtccatagcggtcagggtatagtggacgaattcaagcaaattagtagtag
This genomic window contains:
- the LOC131428885 gene encoding uncharacterized protein LOC131428885, which produces MDDFLSGAESIEDAKRLRFGVQTLMAEAGLQLRKWNSNISEALEIAPEGPTILHFEKEQKVETLGVAWETGPDQFCFDVRDIKHGEQWTKRKIFSAIAQLYDPLGLVSPVIAWAKIHMQQLWLSSVGWDDPVTVTVNARWEEFYVQLPELRSFKIPRCLFLAKPTDTQFHVFCDASELAYGACIYARSTNKDGEIKVTLISSKSRVAPLKRLSLPRLELCAALLGAKLYARVSAALRMEGTSCWF